The genomic region AACGAAAGTTCATCGCGTATTGAAAAAGAGCTTGGAAAAATTCCTGCACTTGAATTAGGTGATTCAGATTTAGTTAGACGGTCTGATGAAGTTATGGCTCTTGGATATCCACTTGGCCAACAATCACTCAAAAGTACAACGGGGGTGATCAGTGGCAGAGAGCAACATATGATTCAAATGAGTGCAGCAATTAATCCGGGAAGCTCTGGTGGACCGTTACTTAATTCTAATGGTGATGTTATTGGAGTAAACTTCGCTGGTGTTGTTGGTGCGCAAAATGTTGGGTATATTATTCCTATTAACGATTTAAAAATAATTTTGCCCGATTTATACGAGATTCCGTTATTGCGCAAACCGTTTCTGGGTGTTCTTTATAATAATGCAACAGAAAGTTTGACTGAGTTTTTGGGAAACCCAAAACCAGGCGGCTGCTATGTTATCGAGGTAGTAAAAGGAAGTACTTTGTATAAAGCTGGCGTGCAACGTGGTGATATGATTTACGCAATTAATGGGCATAAGTTGGACATGTATGGCGAGATGAACGTGCCGTGGTCAGAAGATAAAGTATCTATTGTTGACTATGTTTCTCGCCTGTCTGTTGGGCAAGATGTTCATTTGGTTGTTTATCGTAATGGACATCGTAAGACAATGAACGTTAAATTTAGCCAAACTGAATTACCCCCTATACGTACTGTATACCCAGGATTTGAAGATATTGATTATGAAGTTGTTGCAGGTATGGTTATTATGCCGCTTACTATAAATCATATACAAATTTTGGCACAAGGTGCGTCTGGCCTGGCAAAATATGCAGAAATAAAAAATCAAACAGAACCGCAATTGGTGGTAACGCATATTTTTAGTACATCAGAGTTATATAAATCGCGTACGCTATCTCTTGGTGCAACTATCAATGAAGTTAATGGGGTAAAAGTTCGTACACTTGAAGATTTGCGTGGTGCATTTAAAAGTGGTGTTGGTAATAAATTTTTAACAATAAAGGCTTCAGATCATATTATGCGTTCATCAGAAAATGTATTTGTTGCATTACCGTTTGAAAAAGTTCTTGCTCAAGAAGAGCAAATGGCAAAAGATTATCATTATCCGCTTTCTGATACAGTTAAACAATTGTTAAAATCGACTAAAACTGTATAGCTTATAAAAAAATGAAGATTAGACTTGACCAACTATTACAGCAACGATATCCGAGGTATAGCCGCCAGCAATTACAAAGCTGGATTATGCAAGGAAAAGTAACTCTTGATGGTAAAGTTTTGGATAAGCCAGGTACACAGGTTGTGCCAGATGCGGTGTTGGTTTGTGATTTTCATGAACCAAAATATGTTAGCCGTGCCGGGTTTAAATTAGAAAGAGCACTTGAGTACTTTAACATAGATGTTGCTGGATTAGTTATTCTTGATGCTGGTATTTCTACTGGTGGTTTTACTGACTGCTTATTACAAAAGGATGCGCAAAAAGTATATGGTATTGACGTTGGCTATGGTCAGGTGAGCGAGAAGATTCGTAAAGATGATCGTATTGTATTAATGGAACGCACTAACTTGCGTCACTTGGAGGCGGTTGGTGAATTAGTTGATCTGGTAACACTTGATCTTTCTTTTATATCAATAATCAAAGTAATGCATGCTGTGTGTGCAGTATTAAAAGAAGATGGTGAATTAGTAACGCTGATTAAACCTCAATTTGAAGCAAAAAAAGAACAGGTTGGACGTGGTGGTATTATTAAAGATTCAAAGATTCATAAAGAAGTTATCAAACGTGTCACTGATGCGGTTAAAGAATATGGGTTTGAGTTAGTGGGCGTGA from Candidatus Dependentiae bacterium harbors:
- a CDS encoding TlyA family RNA methyltransferase, with product MKIRLDQLLQQRYPRYSRQQLQSWIMQGKVTLDGKVLDKPGTQVVPDAVLVCDFHEPKYVSRAGFKLERALEYFNIDVAGLVILDAGISTGGFTDCLLQKDAQKVYGIDVGYGQVSEKIRKDDRIVLMERTNLRHLEAVGELVDLVTLDLSFISIIKVMHAVCAVLKEDGELVTLIKPQFEAKKEQVGRGGIIKDSKIHKEVIKRVTDAVKEYGFELVGVIDSPIEGTTGNKEFLAYFKRV
- a CDS encoding trypsin-like peptidase domain-containing protein: MEQVKSILCAALGFLCLTVVGGIGFIWKMYHNQQELYSMMNGLVGERGQVASSIDVNQPIIQRVVSQSQVWRPVQKKVKDTVVQIFAQTAEFNMLEPYKAPTQKTSRGSGFFIRYEGNVCLITNAHVINQAKAIWFQVPSMGKQFLDAEIKGISPDHDLALLQLTNESSSRIEKELGKIPALELGDSDLVRRSDEVMALGYPLGQQSLKSTTGVISGREQHMIQMSAAINPGSSGGPLLNSNGDVIGVNFAGVVGAQNVGYIIPINDLKIILPDLYEIPLLRKPFLGVLYNNATESLTEFLGNPKPGGCYVIEVVKGSTLYKAGVQRGDMIYAINGHKLDMYGEMNVPWSEDKVSIVDYVSRLSVGQDVHLVVYRNGHRKTMNVKFSQTELPPIRTVYPGFEDIDYEVVAGMVIMPLTINHIQILAQGASGLAKYAEIKNQTEPQLVVTHIFSTSELYKSRTLSLGATINEVNGVKVRTLEDLRGAFKSGVGNKFLTIKASDHIMRSSENVFVALPFEKVLAQEEQMAKDYHYPLSDTVKQLLKSTKTV